In Luteitalea sp., the following are encoded in one genomic region:
- a CDS encoding sugar transferase, whose amino-acid sequence MHTRLPLWSTAKRTLDIIGSATLLVLMSPILLLAALFVKLTSPGPILFRQERIGYMATPFTMLKFRTMQVNNDPALHRQYVTDFIKFANHARASNDAAPFKIDNDPRTTAIGRLLRRTSMDELPQLWNVLRGDMSLVGPRPPIAYELEHYQPWHWRRVLEAKPGLTGLWQVTGRSRTTFDEMVRLDLRYARAKSLWLDLKILLATPRAVITGRGAR is encoded by the coding sequence ATGCACACGCGCCTGCCGCTTTGGAGCACAGCGAAGCGAACGCTCGACATCATTGGAAGCGCTACGCTCCTCGTGCTGATGTCCCCCATCCTCTTGCTCGCGGCCCTGTTCGTCAAGCTGACCTCGCCTGGCCCCATCCTCTTCCGGCAGGAGCGCATCGGCTACATGGCCACGCCGTTCACGATGCTCAAGTTTCGCACCATGCAGGTGAACAACGATCCCGCGCTACATCGGCAGTACGTGACGGACTTCATCAAGTTCGCCAACCACGCGAGGGCGAGCAACGACGCGGCACCGTTCAAGATCGACAACGACCCACGAACAACGGCGATTGGCCGCCTGCTCCGCAGGACCAGCATGGACGAGCTGCCACAGCTCTGGAACGTCCTGAGGGGTGACATGTCGCTCGTGGGCCCTCGTCCACCGATCGCCTACGAGCTCGAGCACTATCAGCCCTGGCACTGGAGGCGCGTGCTCGAGGCCAAGCCAGGCCTCACGGGCTTGTGGCAGGTCACCGGTCGAAGCCGTACGACGTTCGACGAGATGGTCCGCCTCGACCTCCGCTACGCCAGGGCCAAGTCCCTCTGGTTGGACCTCAAGATTCTCCTTGCGACGCCACGGGCCGTTATTACGGGCCGCGGCGCGCGTTGA
- a CDS encoding erythromycin biosynthesis sensory transduction protein eryC1, translating to MTPPIPFLDLITPHRELEEELVAAFRDAVRSAAFIGGPEVEAFEREFAAYCGTKYCVGVASGTDAVRFALMAAGVGLGDAVVTVSHTFIATVEAISQAGADTELVDIDERTYCMSPDRLLEYLEACQKDQHTGRPLGQRSGRPIRAVVPVHLYGQVAEMDSILDIASHYDLFVVEDACQAQGAEYYSAEGGWRRAGSFGKAGAFSFYPGKNLGACGEAGAVTTDDEQVAQKIRMLREHGQAQKYYHDLEGYNGRLDAIQAAFLRIKLRHLDRWNEQRKSAAARYAELLSGAPDITPPFEPETSRAVYHLYVVRTKDRDALAAHLKAESISAGLHYPLPVHLQKCYRDWGYDVGDLPVTERAASEVLSLPMFPGLTKAHQERVASGIETFASVIPG from the coding sequence ATGACTCCACCCATTCCATTCTTGGATCTGATCACGCCCCACCGGGAGCTCGAGGAGGAGCTCGTCGCGGCCTTTCGTGACGCCGTCCGATCGGCCGCCTTCATCGGCGGACCGGAAGTCGAGGCGTTCGAGCGAGAGTTTGCCGCCTACTGCGGCACGAAGTATTGCGTCGGTGTCGCCAGTGGCACCGACGCCGTGCGGTTTGCCTTGATGGCAGCTGGCGTCGGCCTTGGTGACGCGGTCGTCACGGTGTCGCACACCTTCATCGCCACGGTCGAAGCCATCAGCCAGGCGGGCGCGGACACGGAGCTCGTCGACATCGACGAGCGCACGTACTGCATGAGTCCTGACAGGCTGCTGGAATACCTCGAAGCCTGCCAAAAGGATCAACATACCGGCCGGCCGCTTGGCCAGCGCTCAGGGAGGCCAATCAGGGCGGTGGTTCCCGTGCACCTCTACGGCCAGGTGGCGGAGATGGACTCAATCCTGGACATCGCCAGCCACTACGACCTCTTCGTCGTTGAAGACGCGTGCCAGGCGCAGGGTGCCGAGTACTACTCCGCGGAAGGCGGCTGGCGGCGCGCCGGCTCCTTCGGCAAGGCGGGCGCGTTCAGCTTCTATCCCGGCAAGAACCTCGGAGCCTGCGGTGAAGCGGGCGCCGTGACCACCGACGACGAACAGGTGGCGCAGAAGATCCGGATGCTGCGTGAGCACGGGCAGGCACAGAAGTACTACCACGACCTCGAGGGCTACAACGGCCGGCTGGATGCGATTCAGGCGGCATTCCTCAGGATCAAGCTTCGCCACCTGGATCGCTGGAACGAGCAACGAAAGTCGGCCGCGGCTCGTTACGCCGAGCTGCTGTCCGGCGCACCTGACATCACGCCCCCGTTCGAGCCGGAGACGAGCAGAGCCGTCTATCATCTCTACGTCGTCAGAACGAAGGACCGAGATGCGCTCGCCGCGCACCTGAAGGCGGAGAGCATCTCTGCCGGATTGCACTATCCGCTGCCGGTTCATCTGCAGAAGTGCTACCGCGATTGGGGCTATGACGTCGGCGACCTGCCGGTTACCGAGCGCGCCGCCTCCGAGGTTCTGTCCCTTCCAATGTTCCCCGGGCTGACGAAAGCGCATCAAGAACGGGTTGCGAGTGGGATCGAGACATTCGCCAGCGTCATCCCTGGTTGA
- a CDS encoding glycosyltransferase has translation MATRRYIIVSPVRDEAPHIDKTIEAVRSQTLLPARWIVVDDGSTDGTGEILDKRASQASWMRVVHRPNRGRRVNGSGVMEAFYAGYALLDHDGWDYLVKLDGDLSFAPDYFERCLAMFAADPRLGIGGGTVCQLEQGNEKVDSKSDPTFHVRGATKIYRRECWDQIAPLVPAPGWDTVDEVKANMLGWATRTFPELRLIQHKETGAADGAWRNAFKNGRANYVTGYDPMFMLAKCVKRGLTKPLFVEGLAMALGFCSGYVARSPRVPDPGVIDYLRRQQRRRLLLRASIYG, from the coding sequence ATGGCAACGCGGAGATACATCATTGTCTCACCTGTACGAGACGAGGCGCCGCATATCGACAAAACGATTGAAGCCGTGAGATCGCAGACTCTCCTGCCTGCGCGCTGGATCGTCGTCGATGACGGCTCGACCGATGGAACGGGCGAGATCCTAGATAAACGTGCATCGCAGGCGAGCTGGATGCGCGTTGTCCATCGGCCGAACCGGGGCCGCCGGGTCAACGGCTCGGGTGTCATGGAGGCGTTCTACGCCGGCTACGCGTTGCTGGACCACGACGGGTGGGACTACCTCGTCAAGCTCGACGGCGATCTGTCGTTCGCACCGGACTACTTCGAGCGCTGTCTGGCGATGTTCGCGGCAGACCCGAGGCTCGGAATCGGCGGCGGGACCGTGTGTCAGCTCGAGCAGGGAAACGAGAAGGTGGACTCCAAGAGCGACCCGACATTTCATGTGCGGGGCGCTACGAAGATCTATCGACGTGAATGCTGGGATCAGATTGCACCGTTGGTGCCGGCGCCTGGTTGGGACACCGTCGACGAGGTGAAGGCCAACATGTTGGGTTGGGCCACGCGCACGTTCCCAGAGTTGCGCCTGATTCAGCACAAGGAGACAGGGGCGGCAGATGGCGCATGGCGGAATGCATTCAAGAACGGTCGAGCAAACTACGTAACGGGATATGACCCCATGTTCATGCTGGCGAAGTGTGTCAAGCGCGGGTTGACGAAGCCGCTCTTCGTGGAGGGCCTCGCCATGGCGCTCGGCTTCTGCTCGGGCTACGTCGCAAGGTCGCCACGCGTCCCTGATCCAGGCGTGATCGACTACTTGCGGCGGCAGCAACGCCGGCGCCTGTTGCTCCGCGCGAGTATTTATGGATAA